The following are encoded together in the Planctobacterium marinum genome:
- a CDS encoding FG-GAP-like repeat-containing protein gives MFYSAQGMAHRAILLVVLFCTSTFPIFAQVNFDYNGDEKADVVLRRPSDFSFINYRTNNQEILGLRGTDIPVAGDFDGDGIFDVAVRRPSNAMWYIQNSTDSSAAGIQRIKFGLQSTDIPVTGDYDGDGITDVAVRRPSNYMWYILNSSGGANNSNDAIQRVQFGKNSADIPVPADYNGDGITDIAVRRPSNSTWYILNSQGDRVNYNAPRNDGIQRIKFGLQSTDIPVPADYDGDGIDDIAVRRPSNSMWYIKSSLSGEIIRIRFGLQADDIPMVADYDGDGKADPAVRRVSDNHVYIRRSSDNRIERIEAGLEIDIPIASPMSVIMAMVEGSPVNRDSDNDGLNDYEEQVHGSDPTAADTDGDGLSDYEEVNTYETNPTLADTDNDGVNDGEEVQQGSNPNTVINATLAEFVVEDTIILDWPESMVSEGFFPNYLTVLDFAEDGSLLSYVSAAHGTPEPQSLSWSADTEGDITVTGFEAEQQYFTSWHPYNEVRETWGDEAADNLLIAYDQGYIDYYFSTYIETQVAQQHYQAIGSTEGGYGLLKTTYTLQTLLVPDSVKEQFGEEAFVLSSNTQESHVMRHLQEHHREQWSNLNQSVTWALPLYYSLEETGTLLNTYVGPGFRHDLITFNDDVVNSEVSAMTFTWGIDSSELTLTNDQGTHSYWILKTRDNESLVAVRFVNNEDEEFWFTSTLQTYHAQDLDIEAALLTALPEIKASHAFGWNSERYFSDNVPRAPYLFGYQFLSDGTLQRGIYIEEGDTYIEGDTEYREEILNFGAEWQYQIDENAGTVTMEYYHRNIIRQRVWRILGVDNQNRMSYLEYSWYSDDSNYNGELDEDERKYFVQPRINYHKSVDLSAYGDLWGNLDLDDDGLTNAQESEAGTSFTEADSDSDGLSDYDEVITHGTNPLVADSDNDGLTDSEELLRGTDPNTPDTGNFEEADVLNQTLLFTALEEDIQSGYVPLLGEVYEFQEDGAVTYHRTAQQGSSEALELTWSVDDSGYIAVSGFDSFSTAGYYNEYYYPFDALEEQWGTELAEQLREAYFDNAIGYSIYIYHSQGTYAHFLGKQEEADADNVTERMIVRYEGIEIPQNIIDAVNQYGQGWQGDSKYYVFEHSSTSGGLLQDIQGIEFQPFDETMMQSQWALAHSYTLESYFSNSDSATAALYWDLFDFTDATAQSQIAGLSYDWAISSDGALQLSNEDVTLTYRLIMQNENEYYTLAEVEADGVSQFIVGNMVRASANAASFTDNLLTEIPEIYTSTVNGWRKDNWDAGVYSASSLFGYQFVDAENLKRGIYIDDYNNEHTPSIHFGYDWTYSVASEARQVVMYRPENRGYRTWDILGVDSNGKTLVLERSIYQYDANSNGEIDDDEKGYFVLPRISMLEKADLSQYEAWGNTDFDDDGLTLNEETQYGTDPENPDSDGDGVSDGDEVEAGYDPNTADNFVDFELFGDDSLAFCIQEVAGQAFATVESVTELDCFDYSNISTLAGIEQLINLQRLVLLQATADDFSVLAQLSHLTELLILDSEIGDLSFLSEMTQLQRLSLQYSRVDDFAAIADLSSLQWLSLSNTSFIDLQTLEGLQSLTTLHLRFTAIEDFQPLGNLTSIQYLNLSGTSFSDGEVLSPLTQLETLLLVDVSTVTDFAPILALPALTGLDLSGTSIDNFAVFGTRDNWKLIGAGGIALTTDDLSFLAQQTALETLWLNDSGLSSVADVSALISHLPIIALDLSDNDITDLTGIEALSTLERLYLYFNNIQDITPLYSLPALQRVILSYNYGLYCWDLEQLHLTTGADVIYHNCRFESSALKPQSAASKTAITSDWTEFLQQRDEALQKGQASYRTLLDHW, from the coding sequence ATGTTTTATTCCGCACAGGGAATGGCACATCGAGCAATTTTATTAGTTGTTCTGTTCTGCACCTCCACATTCCCAATATTCGCCCAGGTAAATTTTGACTACAATGGTGACGAAAAAGCGGATGTTGTTCTGCGGCGTCCTTCAGATTTTAGTTTCATAAATTACCGTACCAATAATCAAGAGATACTTGGCTTGAGAGGAACCGATATCCCCGTAGCCGGTGATTTTGATGGTGACGGGATCTTTGATGTGGCGGTTCGCAGGCCCTCCAATGCCATGTGGTACATCCAGAATTCTACTGACAGCAGTGCTGCTGGCATTCAACGTATTAAATTTGGTTTGCAAAGCACTGATATCCCGGTAACGGGAGATTATGATGGAGATGGTATTACGGATGTTGCTGTGCGCAGACCTTCAAATTATATGTGGTATATCCTCAATTCTTCGGGTGGCGCAAACAACAGCAATGACGCTATTCAGCGCGTACAATTTGGTAAGAATTCGGCGGATATTCCTGTACCGGCAGACTATAACGGCGACGGAATCACCGATATTGCGGTACGCAGACCCTCCAACTCAACTTGGTATATCCTGAATTCTCAGGGTGACAGAGTGAATTATAACGCACCTCGTAACGATGGTATCCAGCGTATTAAATTTGGTTTGCAAAGCACGGATATACCAGTTCCGGCGGATTACGACGGGGATGGAATAGATGATATTGCTGTTCGTCGGCCATCCAATTCTATGTGGTACATCAAGAGTTCTCTTAGCGGTGAAATCATCCGTATCCGATTTGGTCTGCAAGCAGATGATATTCCTATGGTGGCCGACTACGATGGTGATGGCAAGGCCGACCCTGCCGTGCGTCGGGTCAGCGATAATCACGTATATATCCGCCGCAGCTCAGATAACCGCATCGAACGCATCGAAGCCGGGCTTGAAATTGATATTCCAATAGCTTCTCCCATGTCGGTAATTATGGCGATGGTTGAGGGTAGTCCGGTTAATCGCGATAGTGATAACGATGGATTAAATGACTATGAAGAACAAGTGCATGGTAGCGACCCAACGGCTGCAGACACCGATGGCGATGGCTTGTCTGACTACGAAGAAGTAAACACTTATGAAACCAATCCAACTCTTGCTGATACTGATAATGATGGCGTAAATGACGGTGAAGAAGTGCAGCAAGGGAGCAATCCAAACACTGTTATCAACGCCACGCTCGCTGAGTTTGTTGTCGAAGACACCATTATTTTGGATTGGCCGGAATCAATGGTTAGCGAAGGCTTTTTCCCCAATTACCTGACGGTTTTAGATTTTGCAGAGGATGGCAGTCTGCTGTCTTATGTTAGCGCTGCTCATGGAACTCCAGAGCCTCAATCCTTAAGCTGGTCCGCTGATACAGAGGGAGACATTACGGTTACCGGATTTGAAGCCGAGCAACAATACTTTACCAGCTGGCATCCTTACAACGAGGTCCGGGAAACTTGGGGTGATGAGGCGGCAGATAACCTGCTTATTGCTTATGATCAAGGCTATATCGATTACTACTTCTCAACTTACATCGAGACCCAAGTGGCACAGCAGCATTATCAGGCTATTGGCAGTACTGAGGGAGGCTATGGCTTATTAAAAACGACCTACACGCTGCAGACTTTATTGGTCCCCGACAGTGTTAAGGAGCAATTTGGCGAAGAGGCGTTTGTGCTGAGCAGCAATACCCAAGAATCCCATGTAATGCGTCACTTGCAGGAGCATCACCGCGAACAATGGAGCAATCTAAACCAATCTGTTACCTGGGCTTTGCCACTGTACTACTCGTTGGAAGAGACGGGAACCTTGCTAAACACCTATGTTGGACCGGGCTTTCGTCATGACCTGATCACCTTTAATGATGACGTTGTTAACAGTGAAGTGTCGGCAATGACCTTCACCTGGGGTATTGATTCAAGTGAGCTAACCCTGACCAACGATCAGGGAACCCATTCCTATTGGATTTTAAAAACCAGAGACAATGAAAGTCTGGTAGCGGTGCGTTTTGTTAATAACGAAGACGAAGAGTTTTGGTTTACCAGTACCCTGCAAACCTATCACGCTCAAGATCTGGATATCGAAGCCGCGCTACTCACAGCACTTCCGGAAATAAAAGCGTCCCATGCGTTTGGCTGGAATAGCGAACGTTACTTTTCTGACAATGTACCACGTGCACCCTATTTATTTGGTTATCAGTTTTTATCTGACGGTACGTTGCAGCGCGGTATTTACATCGAAGAGGGTGATACCTACATCGAGGGTGACACTGAATATCGGGAGGAGATACTTAACTTTGGCGCTGAATGGCAATACCAGATAGATGAAAATGCCGGCACGGTGACTATGGAGTATTACCACCGCAATATTATTCGACAAAGGGTGTGGCGAATTTTAGGTGTTGATAACCAGAATCGAATGTCTTACCTGGAATACTCCTGGTATTCAGATGATAGCAACTACAATGGTGAGCTGGATGAAGATGAACGCAAATACTTTGTGCAGCCCCGTATTAATTACCACAAATCGGTAGACCTTTCGGCCTACGGTGACCTTTGGGGCAACTTGGATCTCGATGACGACGGCCTGACTAATGCGCAAGAATCTGAGGCAGGAACAAGCTTCACTGAGGCTGACTCTGACAGTGATGGTTTAAGTGATTACGATGAGGTGATCACCCATGGTACTAATCCGCTGGTGGCCGATTCGGATAATGATGGGCTGACCGACAGTGAAGAGTTGTTGCGCGGTACCGACCCAAATACCCCAGATACAGGTAACTTCGAAGAGGCCGATGTCCTCAATCAAACCTTGCTGTTCACCGCGTTGGAAGAAGATATTCAGTCGGGTTACGTGCCTCTATTAGGTGAAGTTTACGAATTTCAGGAGGATGGCGCGGTAACTTATCATCGCACTGCTCAACAGGGGAGTTCCGAGGCACTCGAGTTAACCTGGTCTGTCGATGACAGTGGTTATATTGCTGTATCTGGTTTTGATAGCTTCAGTACTGCTGGGTACTATAACGAATACTATTACCCGTTTGATGCTCTGGAAGAGCAATGGGGCACTGAGTTAGCAGAGCAATTGCGTGAGGCGTATTTCGATAATGCAATAGGTTACTCTATTTATATCTACCACTCTCAGGGGACTTATGCACACTTCCTGGGCAAGCAAGAAGAAGCGGATGCTGATAACGTCACTGAGCGGATGATTGTCAGATACGAGGGCATCGAAATACCACAGAATATTATTGATGCTGTTAATCAGTACGGTCAGGGCTGGCAGGGTGACTCAAAATACTACGTGTTTGAGCATAGCTCCACCTCAGGTGGCCTGTTGCAGGATATCCAGGGCATAGAGTTTCAGCCGTTCGATGAGACGATGATGCAAAGTCAATGGGCATTGGCACACAGCTATACACTGGAGAGTTACTTTAGTAATAGCGACAGTGCCACAGCAGCGCTGTATTGGGATTTGTTTGATTTTACCGACGCTACTGCGCAGAGCCAGATTGCAGGTTTGAGTTATGACTGGGCAATCAGCAGCGATGGCGCGTTGCAACTTAGTAATGAGGACGTCACTCTTACTTACCGTCTTATTATGCAAAATGAAAATGAGTACTACACATTAGCCGAAGTTGAGGCTGATGGCGTTTCACAATTCATTGTCGGTAACATGGTCAGAGCAAGTGCTAACGCTGCGAGCTTCACAGATAATCTGCTCACTGAAATACCGGAAATTTACACATCCACGGTTAATGGTTGGCGAAAAGATAATTGGGACGCAGGTGTATACAGTGCAAGCTCATTGTTTGGATATCAATTTGTAGATGCTGAAAACCTTAAACGTGGCATATATATCGATGATTACAATAACGAGCACACGCCGTCTATACATTTTGGTTATGACTGGACCTACTCTGTAGCGTCAGAGGCGCGACAAGTAGTTATGTATCGACCAGAAAACCGGGGTTATCGCACCTGGGATATTTTAGGGGTCGACAGCAATGGTAAAACACTGGTGCTGGAGCGTTCTATCTATCAATACGATGCTAATAGCAATGGAGAGATTGATGATGATGAAAAGGGCTATTTCGTGTTGCCCCGCATCAGTATGTTAGAAAAAGCGGATCTATCCCAATACGAGGCCTGGGGCAATACTGATTTTGATGATGATGGACTTACCCTGAATGAAGAAACGCAATATGGTACAGATCCGGAGAATCCGGATTCAGATGGTGATGGCGTCTCGGATGGTGATGAAGTCGAAGCCGGTTATGACCCTAACACGGCTGATAACTTTGTAGATTTTGAACTCTTTGGCGATGACAGTCTTGCCTTCTGCATCCAGGAGGTCGCCGGACAAGCGTTTGCTACTGTTGAATCTGTTACCGAGTTAGACTGCTTTGACTATAGCAATATCTCGACGCTAGCCGGTATAGAACAGCTAATTAACCTGCAAAGGTTGGTATTGTTGCAAGCAACTGCCGATGATTTCAGTGTTTTAGCACAACTAAGTCATCTCACCGAGTTGCTGATACTCGATAGCGAAATTGGTGATTTGAGCTTCCTCAGTGAGATGACACAATTGCAAAGGTTGTCGCTGCAATATTCAAGAGTCGATGACTTTGCTGCTATCGCCGATTTAAGTAGTTTGCAGTGGTTAAGCTTGAGTAATACCAGCTTTATTGATCTGCAAACCCTCGAGGGATTGCAGTCACTCACTACACTGCACCTCAGGTTTACGGCAATTGAAGACTTTCAGCCACTGGGTAACCTGACCAGCATACAATACCTTAATCTGTCGGGTACCAGCTTCAGTGATGGTGAGGTTCTGAGTCCCTTGACCCAACTGGAAACGTTGCTCTTAGTTGATGTGTCGACAGTGACTGATTTTGCCCCGATTCTGGCGTTACCAGCATTAACCGGATTGGATCTTTCGGGCACCAGTATCGATAATTTTGCGGTATTTGGCACCAGAGACAATTGGAAGCTGATTGGCGCTGGTGGTATCGCATTAACCACGGATGACCTGTCATTTCTTGCGCAACAAACCGCGTTAGAGACACTTTGGCTCAACGATAGCGGACTGAGCTCGGTAGCTGATGTGAGCGCATTAATCAGCCATTTGCCCATCATAGCACTGGATCTTTCAGATAACGATATTACTGACCTCACAGGCATCGAAGCTCTCAGTACGCTGGAGCGCTTGTATCTGTATTTCAATAATATTCAGGATATTACACCTCTATATAGTCTGCCTGCACTGCAAAGGGTAATACTCAGTTATAACTATGGCCTGTATTGTTGGGATCTTGAGCAACTTCATTTAACCACGGGCGCCGATGTGATTTACCACAATTGTCGATTTGAGAGCAGTGCTTTGAAACCGCAATCTGCAGCAAGTAAAACTGCAATCACATCTGATTGGACTGAGTTCCTACAGCAACGGGATGAAGCACTACAAAAGGGACAGGCGTCTTACAGGACTTTGCTGGATCATTGGTAA
- a CDS encoding M14 family metallopeptidase: MSKIDRPEVAYPVGVPGTPWGDTEKTQWYTMQAIKRSYQEEVLSKIEQLSEAWQVEQYGALSYDPSRYPLFVLRSKNWQSNLPVALITGGVHGYETSGVQGALFFLQHFAQNYDGKVNLVVAPCLSPWGYETINRWNPKAVDPNRSFIFGAPSEETQAIMHYLKDNHIAPLVHVDLHETTDTDNSEFRPALAARDGVTHDNWDIPDGFYLVGDTKRSEDAFQKAIIDSVAKITHIAPADQNGNIIGDKVVQHGVIEYDCKKAGLCAGMTDAQYVTTTEVYPDSPKTDPQNCMEAQAAAITGALNFVLADS, translated from the coding sequence ATGTCCAAAATTGATCGTCCCGAAGTTGCTTATCCCGTTGGTGTCCCCGGTACTCCATGGGGAGACACAGAGAAAACCCAATGGTATACAATGCAAGCCATAAAGCGCAGTTATCAGGAAGAAGTGCTGAGCAAAATTGAACAGCTCTCTGAGGCCTGGCAAGTCGAGCAGTATGGCGCTTTAAGTTATGACCCGTCACGTTATCCGCTATTTGTGCTGCGCAGTAAAAATTGGCAGTCGAATCTTCCGGTGGCCCTGATAACTGGCGGCGTGCACGGCTATGAAACCAGCGGTGTACAAGGCGCGTTATTTTTCCTGCAGCATTTTGCCCAAAATTACGATGGTAAGGTGAATCTGGTGGTTGCCCCCTGTTTGAGCCCTTGGGGATACGAAACCATTAATCGCTGGAATCCCAAAGCAGTAGATCCCAATCGCTCTTTTATATTCGGTGCGCCATCGGAAGAAACCCAAGCGATCATGCATTACCTCAAAGATAATCACATTGCGCCTTTGGTGCATGTTGACTTGCACGAGACTACGGATACCGACAATTCTGAATTTCGCCCGGCTCTGGCTGCTCGTGATGGCGTTACCCATGACAATTGGGATATTCCGGATGGATTTTATCTGGTGGGGGATACCAAGCGCTCAGAAGACGCATTTCAAAAAGCCATAATTGATAGTGTTGCCAAGATTACTCACATCGCGCCAGCAGATCAAAATGGCAATATTATTGGCGATAAAGTGGTTCAGCATGGCGTCATCGAATACGACTGTAAAAAAGCCGGGCTTTGTGCCGGAATGACAGATGCTCAATATGTCACCACTACGGAGGTATATCCTGACAGTCCCAAGACCGATCCTCAAAACTGCATGGAAGCACAAGCGGCAGCCATTACTGGAGCGTTGAATTTTGTTCTGGCCGACAGTTAA
- a CDS encoding substrate-binding periplasmic protein has translation MTDVSKTILTLFAVTSALFAKSTPAEDYLIYGIPNYPPYSVYEEQGFSGRDVELINTLAEQMNIPIRFSPCDWIRCLQLAKSGRIDVLTSVNRVKEREAFLHFIEPAYSISNIVFVVRKNEVTHYDSLLKFKETVIGREKGARLLDQVDHDSDIEKYESPDIVVLFKMLASERLDAVMGGDVAMKAALHNSGYGEQLALALYRVQVPSAYLAVARHSKRAEKHLNNLRAEMTRLHMTGQLARFSHWQELKN, from the coding sequence ATGACAGACGTTTCCAAAACCATATTGACATTGTTTGCTGTTACAAGCGCACTTTTTGCGAAAAGTACGCCCGCAGAGGACTATTTGATTTATGGTATTCCCAATTATCCCCCCTATTCAGTGTACGAAGAGCAAGGATTTAGTGGCCGAGATGTAGAGCTAATAAATACACTTGCAGAGCAAATGAATATCCCGATTCGATTCTCCCCCTGTGACTGGATACGTTGCTTACAACTGGCCAAATCAGGACGTATTGATGTACTCACTTCTGTTAACCGGGTAAAAGAAAGAGAAGCTTTCCTACACTTTATCGAACCGGCATACAGTATCAGTAACATTGTATTCGTGGTGCGCAAAAACGAGGTCACTCACTATGATTCATTGCTCAAATTTAAAGAGACAGTAATTGGAAGAGAGAAAGGGGCAAGGTTACTGGACCAGGTAGATCATGACTCAGATATTGAAAAATATGAGTCACCAGACATTGTAGTACTGTTTAAAATGCTAGCATCTGAGCGCCTTGATGCTGTCATGGGTGGGGATGTTGCCATGAAAGCAGCGTTGCATAACAGTGGTTATGGTGAGCAGCTTGCTCTAGCTTTGTATCGAGTGCAAGTACCCTCGGCCTATCTTGCCGTTGCCAGACACTCAAAAAGAGCAGAAAAACACTTAAATAACCTGCGGGCCGAAATGACAAGACTGCATATGACAGGACAATTAGCCCGCTTTTCACATTGGCAGGAGCTAAAAAACTAA
- a CDS encoding hotdog fold domain-containing protein, producing MSDNYLMRLYKRLQKFPMGDRIFSFVASRKAPYFATIKPKITKLEPGECHCFIKKRRSVENHIRTVHVIAICNGLEMAMGFMAEASIPKHLRWIPKGMTVDYTAKAGSDIRCEAILPDNHWQEGDLPVQVTAYDENDVVVVKGTINLWISAKKK from the coding sequence ATGTCTGATAATTATTTGATGCGTTTATATAAGCGCTTACAGAAATTCCCCATGGGAGATCGTATTTTTTCCTTTGTGGCCAGTCGTAAAGCCCCTTATTTCGCTACCATAAAGCCAAAAATCACTAAATTAGAGCCGGGCGAGTGCCATTGCTTCATAAAAAAGCGTCGCTCTGTAGAAAATCATATTCGCACAGTGCACGTTATCGCTATTTGCAATGGCCTTGAAATGGCAATGGGCTTTATGGCGGAAGCTTCTATTCCAAAACACTTGCGCTGGATCCCCAAGGGCATGACGGTAGACTATACTGCTAAAGCAGGATCCGACATTCGCTGTGAGGCAATATTACCAGATAATCACTGGCAAGAAGGGGACCTGCCAGTTCAGGTGACCGCTTATGACGAAAATGATGTGGTGGTAGTGAAAGGTACGATAAATTTGTGGATATCTGCCAAAAAGAAATAA
- a CDS encoding phytanoyl-CoA dioxygenase family protein, giving the protein MKETMEQSDIANLEVNQEPVMQLMWRLMDRSPASCANAKLKGCFLTRGAADVCGKGLQHFIQMLFECQGQPQRLWQSMSQCPSFSASDFNLLLSSCLDNTNTSSETISGPLTSADLKQWREQGYVVVKNIIPRDTSLTIAERLMNINRTSLQTPDSWHRAYGGPFFRQEYDIPELDVARQSIKARQAFQQVWQREHLITTRDTYSLNFPETARHYFQGTKLHLDVDFHLPLHFKTQGIVYLNDVAAEQGALTLCTGFHLQYAQWLSSLPKAFNPNDSDFTQFKPKPIAAEAGDLIIWHHWLPHGASPNHHHLPRVAQYLDMYSLTPSRLAPDEAF; this is encoded by the coding sequence ATGAAAGAGACGATGGAGCAGTCAGATATTGCCAATCTTGAAGTGAATCAAGAGCCGGTAATGCAATTGATGTGGCGATTGATGGACCGTTCTCCGGCATCATGCGCCAATGCCAAACTAAAGGGCTGCTTTCTCACTCGTGGCGCAGCCGATGTTTGTGGCAAAGGGCTGCAACATTTCATTCAGATGCTATTTGAATGTCAGGGTCAGCCCCAGCGACTTTGGCAATCCATGTCGCAGTGCCCAAGCTTTAGCGCTTCGGATTTTAACCTCCTGCTCAGCAGTTGCTTAGACAACACAAACACTTCATCGGAAACGATATCTGGCCCTTTAACCAGCGCAGATCTAAAACAATGGCGAGAGCAGGGCTACGTTGTGGTAAAAAACATCATCCCGCGTGATACCTCGTTAACCATCGCCGAACGATTGATGAACATTAATAGAACGTCATTACAGACGCCCGACTCCTGGCATCGCGCCTATGGCGGCCCGTTTTTCCGACAAGAATACGATATTCCTGAATTAGACGTTGCGCGCCAATCAATCAAAGCTCGACAAGCATTCCAACAAGTTTGGCAACGAGAACATCTTATTACTACTCGAGATACCTACAGTCTTAATTTTCCCGAAACAGCCAGACATTATTTCCAAGGTACAAAGCTACATCTGGATGTGGACTTTCACTTGCCTTTACACTTTAAAACCCAGGGAATCGTTTATCTCAATGACGTGGCTGCCGAACAGGGTGCATTAACACTGTGTACGGGTTTCCACCTGCAATATGCACAGTGGTTAAGCTCTCTTCCTAAAGCTTTTAATCCAAACGATAGTGATTTTACTCAATTTAAGCCTAAACCCATTGCGGCCGAAGCGGGTGATTTGATCATCTGGCACCATTGGTTACCCCATGGTGCCTCACCCAATCACCATCATTTACCAAGAGTGGCCCAATACCTCGACATGTACTCACTAACACCAAGCCGGTTAGCGCCGGACGAAGCTTTTTAG
- a CDS encoding VOC family protein, with amino-acid sequence MFIEHVNLVVKNLDNSLRFYGSAFPDWKVRGGGHDKWHGKARQWLHFGDEHQYLAFSDHGEGENRDLSGHTPGLAHFAFAVSNLEAVRQRLQAVGFEPSKLGSDTPFRSNLYFIDPDGFEVEFVQYHSDIVAQRNDYH; translated from the coding sequence ATGTTTATCGAACATGTAAATTTAGTGGTAAAAAATCTTGATAACAGTTTGCGTTTTTATGGCTCGGCGTTTCCAGATTGGAAAGTGCGCGGTGGTGGCCATGACAAGTGGCACGGTAAGGCACGGCAGTGGCTGCACTTTGGTGACGAACATCAGTATCTGGCGTTTTCCGATCACGGAGAAGGTGAAAATCGCGATCTGTCGGGACACACTCCCGGGCTGGCTCATTTTGCCTTTGCTGTTAGCAACCTTGAAGCGGTACGGCAACGCTTGCAAGCAGTCGGCTTTGAACCTTCAAAGTTGGGCAGTGACACGCCGTTTCGCAGCAACCTGTATTTTATCGATCCCGATGGTTTTGAGGTGGAGTTTGTGCAGTATCACAGTGACATTGTTGCCCAGCGCAATGACTACCACTAA